The window ACGGGCTTCGCGAAGCCAGAATCGTTCAGCGAGGCAAACCAACGCCTCCGCAAAAACTACGGCTATTTCCGCACCAACTACCTCATGATCGTGACCACCGTGCTGGCGGTATCTCTCCTGACGAATCCTCTgtctctcctcctcctctctgCCCTCCTCGCCGCCTGGCTCTTCCTCTACATCTTCCGCCAACCGTCGGATCCTCCCATCGCCCTTTTCGGCCGCCAATTCTCCGATCGCGCGGTGCTCTTCTCGCTCATATTGTGCACCGTTGTTGTTCTCTTCTTAACCAGCGTCGGATACGTGCTCGTCTCGGCGCTCATGGTCGGTCTCAGCGTTGTTCTCCTGCATGGTGCTTTCCGTGTTCCGGAGGATCTGTTCCTCGACGAAGCGGAGCCCATCGTCAGGGTGCCCAGCCTACTCTCCTTCCTCGCCGGTGGCGCCGCTCCCGCTCCTCAGCCACCCATCGCCTCTAGGGCTTGACAATTAAatgctttattttcttctcatcATCGTCAAAgcaaatttatttgttttttaatttactttctaGATCGATCCACATAtgttatgaattaaatttggatCATTTGCATGGGATTTAATATATATCCAAGATGTTTGTTGGCCGAGTGATTGTTGTGCACATGATTCTAGAAACTCTCCTAATGAGCTTTGTACATTGATTCGTCATATAATGGGATTTGGTGAGATGATGACTCTAGAATTCTTCTAAATACATGTTTTTATGATCGTTTTTTATGTTCTGTACTACTTCCAATTTCATATAGCAGTGAAGTCATTTTTGTCACTTTAGTACATTCTCAGTTAGTGGAATCATTTTCCgttttagtaaaaatcaataatttcttctcacttattttactctcttactttatcttcatctttctaccttttttatttcctacTATTATTCATTTACCCAACTCACTTAAcgcaatttttcttaaattgagtgccgaaaagaaacatCTCCTCTACTGCAAAACAGAGGGAATACAAATTCCTTGGGAGTAATGATCACCTCTCTTTGTGATCATCATCGTACAGATACGTGGCTCAAATACTTATCGATAAGGAATATGTTTCATTCATTTGTCTTTATGAGAATATAGTTACTAACAACATTACTTTCCCAtgtttagaaaaaattatcaaaattttgaattttatgtttaatttaaacactaaactaaaaatatcataattgaatttttcattaatattaataaataaaaattatataaacaataacttcaaaattataataataatttttaataaattaatgattaaaaatattgtttttaataataattatcattattttgttaatattataattcaatataatacataatttcaaaatttcaataagACTATCTTGATTagtgattaatttataaaaatgtttacagtaatattttatattatagtatgattcaaaattttaagtaattatattatactgtttatttagtaaattagcagttattagtattataataatgataataacaactatataatgtaattataattataattatatttagttatagttataGTGATGTACTTATGATTCATGGGAgatgatcaattgctaattaTCCATCCAAAATCATAACCAATTCTCACTATTAGATTAGGATAATGCcaaatgatttatattttaaatttaaataattattaattaaaactaaagggtattaatgtcaattctctcttattaaaattatcctaaaactttaaatttacgtatcTCTCTCAATAAAtctgtattgatattttcatgtcattgtgttgatatttgttaatttaaaaatatacgaaaattatgatatgGTAACAAAATGACGATCTTACCcctttattgatattttatttacgatttattgaaattcgtaagatttaatttcatccactcattttaaaatctaaaggtgtagatttggtcttaattttggattataatgTTATAAGCATTTGAAGATGACCAGATTCAcaactttaaattttagtaaaataaatttaaatattaatttataacataataatagtaatagttatataaaataaacaaaattaacaaaatttaaaagaaatatttaacaaaaattagaaattcaAATCGTGGAAAATTATACTACCCTCCTTATTTTCAGAATTCTTATTACTTTTcaagttaattaaaaagtgaaacagagactgaattttaaaaattaaggtatcaaattataaaatcctGACGAACAAATatggttttgaattttttattatcaaaattgcTTTCAGTTATTTTTGTCCTATGCAAGTTATTATTTGTGCTGAAGCAGTAAAGCAGTAAAGCTTGtaatcaaaataagaaaagaaatgtattttattatttaagcTGCTTCCATTTATAAAGTAATTATCAATCTTCAACTTTTATACTTTACACTCAAATTCATTTTGAGTATACATTATTAAAAAGCAATTTTACTCCGACgaccaaatttaaaatttaatatgtcTAGTAAATTCTTTTCAGCAATTCTTTGAGCCCTAAATCTTCAGTAATTTTGTTTGAGCAACCAAAAATGGACGATTTTCCGATCGACAAGATCCAAATTTCCGGCGCCTGTCTAGCCTCCCTTCTCCACCGCGCCTCCTCCGCCGTCGGCGACTCCCACGGGTATCTCTTCGGCCACGCCGCCGTCTCCACCTCAAATCCCCTTTCCGACCACCCCACCTCCACCGCTCCCACCTCACTTCTCATCACCACCATCACCTCCTTCCTCTCTCTCCCCTCCCATCTCCCTCTCCCGCCACCGCcgccctcctcctccacctGCCTTCTCGGCTGGTTCTCCGCCCGTCGCAAAACCCCTCTCCGCCCCTCCCTGAACGACTCCACcgcctccctctctctctcctcctccCCCCTCCTCGCAATTACCCCCCAAAATTCAACCCTCTCCCTTTCCCCTTCTCTCTTCCTCCTAATCACCACGCCATTTCACGATCAGCTGATCCACACACACGAATACAAGGCGTTTCAATTCAGAGGCGGCTCCTTCGATCCTAAAAGCTTGTCGATTGTCAACATCGGGCCCTCGTTTAGGTCGCAGTATGATTCGTTCAGCCCTAATTTGCAGCTTCCGATGATGAATAGCGATTTGAAGGGTCCGAATGCGATGGTGGAGGATGAAATTGATGAGAGTTTGGCTGGGAAGCGTGATCAATTGAGGAATCAGAAACAGCTGGATTTGTGCGCGGAAGGGTTTGAAATTGGGCGGGTGAGTAAATTGATGAGCTCTGAGGCGGCATACACGGCGGAGATGGAGGATTTGTAT is drawn from Salvia hispanica cultivar TCC Black 2014 chromosome 6, UniMelb_Shisp_WGS_1.0, whole genome shotgun sequence and contains these coding sequences:
- the LOC125197506 gene encoding PRA1 family protein B4, which translates into the protein MAAIPSAVDQQSSSSSTTSALGALFSRISQTINSGLSERRHWSELADRTGFAKPESFSEANQRLRKNYGYFRTNYLMIVTTVLAVSLLTNPLSLLLLSALLAAWLFLYIFRQPSDPPIALFGRQFSDRAVLFSLILCTVVVLFLTSVGYVLVSALMVGLSVVLLHGAFRVPEDLFLDEAEPIVRVPSLLSFLAGGAAPAPQPPIASRA
- the LOC125192213 gene encoding uncharacterized protein LOC125192213 encodes the protein MDDFPIDKIQISGACLASLLHRASSAVGDSHGYLFGHAAVSTSNPLSDHPTSTAPTSLLITTITSFLSLPSHLPLPPPPPSSSTCLLGWFSARRKTPLRPSLNDSTASLSLSSSPLLAITPQNSTLSLSPSLFLLITTPFHDQLIHTHEYKAFQFRGGSFDPKSLSIVNIGPSFRSQYDSFSPNLQLPMMNSDLKGPNAMVEDEIDESLAGKRDQLRNQKQLDLCAEGFEIGRVSKLMSSEAAYTAEMEDLYDKMLAKIDTLSKLVEHSNAKVLDQENRNMRLRSRVAGLE